A region of the Pseudomonas anguilliseptica genome:
CTTCGGCCCGCTTCGCTCGGTAACCCTGGGGCAGCGCGTATTTACTGGTGTGCTGGTGGGCTTTGTGTTCAAAATCAGCCAGGATCTGCTCGGCCCGTCGAGCCTGGTGTTCGGCTTCTCGCCGTTGCTGGCGGTCTTGATTCCTGCCGGTATCTGCGCGCTGGCCGGCGTCTGGTTGCTACGCCGCGCAGGTTGATTCAGGCGTAAAAAAGCCGGCGTGCACCCAGTGTGTACGCCGGCTTTTTCATGCCTGTTAGTTACTTCTTGTGGATATTCTTCGGCAGCTGAATCACCTGGCTGTCCGAGTAGATGTCATGCCAGCTGCGCTTTTCTTTATCCCAAAGCACCCAGAAAAAGCCCAGGCCCAGCAGTAGCCAGGAACCAATGGCGACCAGAAAGCGCAGCAATGCTTGCCATAGGCTGATCGCTGTACCGTCGCTGTTCTGAATACGTAGGCCCCACACCTGCATGCCCAGGGTCTGGCCGTTGTGCGTCCAGAATTTGGCGAAGAAGCCAAACAGGCTGAGAAACAGCACAGTCGAGAGCAGGGGGTCGCCATCTAATGCGCCTGCGTCGGACATCTGTTTGAGCTGCGCCTCTCCGTAGAAACCCATCAGGATCAACTTGTAGATAAAGGTCACGACGATCAGCAAGGCGATGCACAGCAGAAAGTCATAGAACATCGCGGCGAGGCGGCGGATCAGTCCCGCGCTGGGGAATTCACCCTGCGGGCGCAGTAGGTGTTTCGGCATGGACGGCTCGTTACTCAATCGGCTAGCAGAATGGCGGCAACAATACGGCATTCGTGGGAATGCTCGGCCATAAAAATGACCGGGAGTCATTTTCAACGTCGCGCAGCGACGGGCCAAAGGGTAGCCCGCCATGGATGGCAGAGCATAAAAAATGATCGGGAGTCATTTTTAACGTCGCGTAGCGACGGCCCGAAGGGTGGCCGCCATGGATGGTAGGACATAAAAAACCCCCGATGTTGCCATCAGGGGTTCTTCAAAGCGGCAGGATTACTCCTGGATTTGCACTTCGTCAGCCTGCATGCCTTTCTGGCCTTGCACAGCGATAAAGCTGACTTTTTGGCCTTCTTTCAGGCTCTTGAAGCCGTTGCCTTGGATCGCGCGGAAGTGTACGAACAGATCCGGACCGCTTTCTGGAGTGATAAAACCAAAACCTTTCTCGTCGTTAAACCACTTGACGGTACCGTTCTGACGATTCGACATGGTGTATTTCCTTGAACCTTGAGTTGATGACAGCCGCTACTCGACATGAGGGACTGAATACTGGTTGCAAGGCGGTATGCGACGTCGAGCGGGATGTAGCGGATCTAGATGATCTACTGCATCAGGTCACGATTTTCGGCGACCCATGCAAACACAGTGGGCAAACTCTACGCTAACTTCCTGGCAAATGCCAAGCCCCTGCAGGGCATGCCGTTGCTGGGTTGTAGGTGTTTTGCTTGGCGTCTCGTGTGTGCGCTCTGCGGGCCTGTGGCGCATGGGCAAGGGTTGTGTCTGAGCGTTGTTTTGGCGTGCTGTAGCTTTATTGCGGGCAATAAAAAGGCCTTGAGTCTCAAGGCCTTTCTTCGAGTTTATGGTGCCCGGGGGAGACTCGATTTTCCTTATGGTAGCTGGTTTCTGAGTGCTTTTTATTGGTTGGCATACAGATAGGCATACACGTTGTTGGCTGCTGGGCGTTCTTTAAACTCAGGTTTCCTTGCGAGCTCTGTGGGTCTCGATGTGTAGAGCGAGCGGTGCGCGAGCATTGACGCCGGTTCCTGCGCAATCTGCTTTGCTGCGTTTTGCATAGCTATCAGTTGGCGTAGGGTACTTCGCTTGCCAGCGATAGAAACGTGCGTAAATTGAGGGGCGTCTTCCACCCATGAGTATCTCTCGATGCACTCAGACGCACCTAAAAATTTGCTGGCGATCACCCTTGCAAGAAACGTCAGCGAACCTTCACTGCCTGACTTTACTAGCCCTGTCCCTATCCAGATGATGAGTTTCACCGCCGCTTGCGACCTGCTGTGTCGTTCGCGGAGTGGGCTGTATAAGCTAATGCGAAACGATTTAACTTTCCCGGTGCCGATCAAGGACAGTGATGCACGTACGGCCCGCGCTTTTTTTGTAGCTGCAGAGATTGCAGCTTGGCAAAACGCTCAATTGGCCAGTCGCTCTGCTGCTTCAGAGTGGGTCGAATAGCGTGGAAGAATTTCCATCTACCCTTGATATCCAGCCCATGCCCAGTGTTGGGCGTTGGGCTGCTGAGTTAACACCTGCCTCGTCTATCAAGCCTCGGGCAATCCGCTGGCTTTGGCCGCAGTGGCTAGCAAAAGGGAAACTGACTGTGCTTGCCGGGGCGGGAGGCTCCGGCAAAACAACATTGGCTATTGGCCTTATCGCGACTCTGACCAATGGCCGACATTGGCCGGACGGGACTGGTTGCCACAAGCGCGGCAATGCACTGATCTGGAGTAGTGAGGATGATCCAGCAGATACCTTAATCCCGCGCCTGATTGCAGCAGGTGCTGACCTCACGCGTGTACACATAATCGAAGGACGAATAAATGCTGCTGGGGAGCGAGAGCCATTCGACCCGGCAACAGATTTTGATCTATTACGAGAGGCTGTAGAGCGTATCGGCGGGGCGGCATTACTGATGCTTGACCCACTGGTCAATATGGTGCGCGGCGATATGCACAAGGCAAACGATGTTCGTCGCTCACTGCAGGTGGTGGTCGACTTTGCCGAGACTCACGGCTGTGCCGTGCTGGGAATTACTCATTTCAGCAAAGGTAGCAATACCTCAAACCCTGCGGAGAGGGTCATTGGCAGCCAGGCATTCGGCGCGCTGGCTCGTACGGTACTTGTCGCAGCAAAGTCGTCGGACTCCGACTCTCGGGTGTTGGCTCGCGCCAAGTCGAATATCAGCGACGACCAAGGAGGCGTTGGTTACACGATTGAGACTTGCTTGCTGGATGAGGGTATTGAGACAACGCGTGTGGTCTGGGGGGCGTCCATAGAGGGAAGTGCCGGCGAAATTCTGGCTGAGGTTGAGTGTGCGGGTAGTGAAGATGAATCGGGTGACGATCCGGCGGAGGCTTTACGCCGGATTCTCCGAGACGGGCCAATAGGCGGAAAGCTGGCGAAGCAGTTGATGGCAGAGAATGGATATACCACCAAGCAAACGCGCACTGCTCGTGAGCGTCTCGACGTGGTTGCCTGTCGCGAAGGTTTTGGTAAAGACATGACTACTTATTGGTCTTTGCCATAGAACTAGGGTCACTCAAAGTCGCTATTCATGCCCTGAAAACACATTCATGCCCACGTTAATTGTTGGGCATCAATGGAAAAAATGGGCACGAATGATGAGCCGATACCCGCGAGGTTCTTTGCCAAATATCGGGTAGCTAGATGATAAACTCGCGCCCATTTGGCGCACGTGATGCGCCTGGCGTAGCTCAAAAGGAATTCCCCCGATGTCCGCCCTCTCTGCCCTGCTCAACACCTACCGTGCCGCCTCCGCTTCCGAGCGTGAAAAAGGCACCTACTTCGAAGAGCTGATCTGTACATACCTGCGCAATGAAGCGACCTATCGCGACCTGTACGACAAGGTGTGGACGTATTCGAACTGGGCGAAAGAGCAAGGTGTGGACGGTCGCGACACCGGCATAGACCTGGTGGCGCGAACCCAGGGCACAGGCGAGTACCACGCCATCCAGTGCAAGCTGTACGCCGAGGACTATCGGGTTCAGAAGAAGGACATCGACAGCTTCTTCACTGCCTCGGGCAAAGCTCCGTTCACTCACAGGATCATCGTTGCAACCACCAACAACTGGAGCGAACACGCCGAGGACGCATTGCAGGGGCAACACCAGACGATCAATAAGATCGACCTGCAAGCCTTGGAAGAAAGCCAAATCGACTGGGCCAAGTACCAGCCCCACCAAGCCGTCGCACTCAAGGCCAAGAAAACTCTCAGGGATCACCAGCAGACCGCGCTCAACGCTGTATCGGCTGGCCTGAAGACCGCCGAGCGCGGCAAGCTGATCATGGCCTGCGGTACGGGCAAGACCTTCACCAGTTTGAAGATCGCCGAGCGTCTGGCTGGCAAGGGCAAGCGTGTGCTGTTCCTGGTGCCCAGCCTGTCCCTGCTATCGCAGACTCTCACCGAATGGACGCAGGAAAGCGAAACTCCGCTCCATAGCTTCGCCGTGTGCTCGGACAGCGACGTAGGTAAGAAGCGCAAGACCGATGAGGACACCGTGCAGGTGTTCACCCACGAACTGCGCTACCCAGCCACCACCAAGGCGGATCGCCTCGCCGCCGAAATGCTCAAGCGCCACGATGCCGAGCACATGAGCGTGGTCTTCTCCACCTATCACTCCATCGACGTGATCAGCCGCGCCCAGCACGATTTCGACCTCTCAGCGTTCGACCTGGTGATCTGCGACGAAGCGCACCGCACAACCGGCGCGACCTTTGATGACGATGATGGCGAAAGTACCTTCGTTCGCATCCACGATGCAGACTACGTTCGTGCCACCAAACGCCTGTACATGACCGCAACGCCGCGCATCTATGGTGACGCTGCGAAGGTCAAAGCCGAGTCCGGTGAAGTCACCCTGTGCTCGATGGATGACGAAGCGCTGTACGGCAAGGAGCTGTTTGTCATCAACTTCTCCGAGGCCGTCCAGCGCGGCCTGCTCACCGACTACAAAGTGCTGGTACTCACGGTTGAAGAGAGCGTGATCAATCGCCGCCTCCAAGAACTGCTGAAGGACGAAGACAACCAACTCAAAGTGGACGACGCTGCCAAAATCGTCGGCTGCTGGAAGGCGCTGGCCAAACAGGGACTAGCCGAAAACCTGGTGGGTGATGATCAGCCAATGAAGCGCGCTGTAGCCTTCTGCCAGGTCATCTCGCCCAGCTACAAGGGCACCAAGCACAAGGTCAGCTCCGTCAATATCGCCAGCATGTTCCAATCTGTTGTGGAGGCTTACCAAGAGTCAGAAAACATTGATGAGGCCTCGCGCATCGTCTGTGAGGCAAAACACGTCGATGGCGGCATGAATGCCAGCCAGAAGGAAGCCAAGCTCAACTGGCTGAAGGAAGAAGCTCCGGTCAATACCTGCCGCATTCTCAGTAACGTGCGCTGCCTGTCCGAAGGCGTGGACGTACCGGCGCTGGATGCTGTGCTCTTCCTCACCCCGCGTAACTCCCAGGTGGACGTTGTGCAATCCGTAGGTCGGGTGATGCGCAACGCACCAGGCAAGAAGCGCGGCTATGTCGTGCTACCCGTGGTCATACCGGCCGGTATGGAGCCGCACGAAGCCCTCAACGACAACCAGACCTACAAGGTGGTCTGGCAGGTACTCCAGGCGCTGCGTTCCCACGACGACAGCTTTGACGCCATGGTCAACAAGCTCGATCTGATTGGCTCAGACCCGCGCAAGATGGAAGTCATCGCCATCACTGACAAGGCCGACAAGAAGGCCAAGAAAGCCAGCGGCACCAGCAACGGCAAAGCCGGCAAAGGCAAGTTCGGCATCGGTAGCAATAACCACGATGCTCCTGGCCAGATGACCCAGCAGGCTGACCTGACCTATGAAGTAGGTGAGATAGAAAAAGCCATCTACGCCAAGATCGTCGACAAGTGCGGCAACCGCCACCACTGGGAAGACTGGGCCAACGACATCGCCAAGATTGCCCGCACCCACATCGACCGCATTCAGGGCATTCTAGAAAACCCCGCCAACACCCAAGAAAAGGCCGCGTTCAACGCCTTTGCCGCCGAGCTGCGTGACGATCTCAACGACAGCATCAATGATGGCGAGATTATCGAAATGCTCGCCCAGCACCTGGTAACCAAACCGGTCTTCGATGCGCTGTTCGAAGAGTACAGTTTTGCCAGTCACAACCCCATGTCCAAGGCTATGCAAGCCGTGCTGGACGCGCTTCATGAGCATCACCTGGCCAAGGAAACCGACACCCTGGCGAAGTTTTACTCCAGCGTGCGGCAGCGCGCCTCGGGTATCGACAGTGCTCAGGGCAAACAAAAGATCATTGTCGAGCTATACGACAAGTTCTTCCGCAACGCTTTCCCCAAGATGACCGAGCGCTTGGGCATCGTTTACACCCCAGTTGAGGTGGTGGACTTCATCCTTCACAGCGTCAACCACCTGCTGCAACAGGAGTTCGGCCAGACCTTGGGCAGCAAGGGCGTACACATCATCGACCCGTTTACCGGCACCGGCACCTTCATCACCCGCCTGATCCAGTCAGGTCTGATCAAACCGGAAGAGTTGCCGCACAAGTACAAGCACGAAATCCACGCCAACGAGCTGGTACTGCTGGCTTACTACATTGCAGCTATCAATATCGAAGCGGCCTACCACGGCGAGGTGATCGACGAGTACACCCCGTTCGAAGGTATCTGCCTGACCGACACCTTCCAGATGTATGAAAAGGACGATCTGGTAGATGCCCTGCTGGTGGACAACAGCGCCCGCCGTAAGCGGCAGAAGGCGCTGGATATTCGGGTGATTGTGGGCAATCCGCCATATTCGGCGAAGCAAGAAAGCGTCAATGACAACAATGCGAATCTAGCCTACCCCTCACTAGATTCTCGTATTCGCGATACATATGCGGCTAGGTCTGACGCTACCAACAAAAACGCACTATACGACAGCTATATTCGGGCAATCCGTTGGGCCGCTGATCGAGTAGGTGATTCTGGCATTGTTGGATTTGTAACCAATGCCGGCTTTGTTGAATCCAACACTGCTGATGGCATTCGAAAGTGCCTGACGGAAGAGTTCTCTAGTGGCCTGTCTGGTTAATCCAATAACTCATTCCGAATTACAGCCAGCTTTGCTCGATGCACGGAGCTGATAATCGACTCAGCCGTTTTGCTCCAGCGGAACGGCTTAGCCGAATGTTCGTTATGAGCCTCAATGAAGCGACGTATCGCCGCTCTCAGGTCAGCCACGCTGCTGAAGGCATCACGATAAAGCGCCCGTCTTTCCAGTTGCGCAAACCAGCCCTCCACGGCGTTCAGCCACGAGGCGCTGGTCGGTGTGAAGTGCAGCTTGAAACGGGGATGCTTCTCCAGCCATTCCCTGACGGCAGCGGTCTTGTGAGTCGAGCTGTTGTCCAGAATTACATGCAGGTCCAGCTCGGCGGGGGTGCTGCGGTCGATCTGTCGAAGGAACTCCAAAAACTCCTTGGCCCTGTGCCGCTGGGTGATACGGCCGATGACCTTACCCGTCAGGATGTCAAAGGCTGCGTACAGACTGGCCGTACCGTGGCGCTTATAGTCATGCGTCCGCCGCTCAATCTGCCCGGGCTTGAGCGGCAGCATGGGCTGTGTGCGGTCCAGCGCCTGGATCTGTGTTTTTTCGTCAACAGATAGCACCAGGGCGTTGTCGGGCGGATTCAAATAGAGCCCGACGACATCGACCACTTTGTCTGCAAAGTGCGGGTCGTTACTGATCTTGAAGGTTTTCAACCGGTGCGGCTTGAGGTCGGCAGCAGCCCACACCTGTGCGACCTGCCAGATGCTGACCCCAGCGTACTTGGCCATCAACCGTAGGCTCCAGTGGGTAGCTTCGCGCGGGACTCGCTGGGTCGTCAGCGTCAGGATTTCCTTGATCTTCGCTTCGTTGAGCTTGCGAGGCGCTCCACTGCGCCGCAGGTCACTCAGCCCCTCCAGACCGGTCTCCTGGTAGCGTTTACGCCATTTGAAGACCACTGGCGCAGAGACTTGCAGCTGCTCGCTGATCTCCTTGGGCGTGAGACCGTTGGCCAGCAGCAACAGAATTCTGGCCCGCTGGCCGATGCTCTGAGGCAGCGATCCCATGCGTAACCAGCCTTGCAGCATGTCGGCATCACTGGGACTCAAGAAGAATGGGGCTGCTGGCCGGGCCATATGGGAGCTCAATTCATGACGATAGAGCGCGCAGTATACTGGCCCGGCATTGGATTAACGAATTTTACAGACAGTTCACTAGGGTATTACCACTATACGACGCCCGCAGCGGGTGCCTTTATACCGGAAGTCTTGGCTGAAATGAAGCCTGCAGCGCGGCTATCTGTACTGACGCGCTGCAGGCTCGGGGTGTGGCGGTGCGTCATACGGCTATCGCGTGGTGCTGGTCGTGCTGTGGGCGGTAGCTGGAGCTGTTGCGTGCCGGGGCCTGCAGGAAGCCCAGCATCACGGCCTGACTCTGCAGCCAGGCCTTCTTGTGCTCCATATCGAGAAAGTGCCCGGCGTTGTTGATGATGGCGAACTGGCAGTCGCTCAGGTGCTCCGCAAACAGGCGCACGTCATCCGGCGAGGTGTATTCGTCGTGCTCGCCGTTGATAAACAGCAGCGGGATGTCGATGGCCGCCAGGCAGTCCATCTGGCAGTGGTTGTCCATGTGCACCACCTGGTTGATGTGCGCGTGCATCTGCAGGTACTCGTGACTGTCCAAGCTGCTGATATGGCGATGGTTGTAGCGCTTGAACAGTGAGGGCAGGTATTTGCCGATGGTGCTGTTGACCAGATGACCGACCTTTTCGCCGTCTATGGCATGCAGGTAGGTCATGCCTTTTTCCAGATAGTCGAGCATCGGCGCGTTGAGCAGCGGCGAGAAGGAGGTGATCACCGCCTTTTCGATACGCGCCGGGCGTTGCGCCAGGGCCAGCATGGCTGCGACGCCGCCCCAGGAGAACGACAGCAGGTAGTCGACCTGAAACTGTTCGATCAGCTCGAGCAGGATGGCGGCTTCATCTTCCTTGCTGATGGGCCGGCTATGGCTGTTGTGCGGTTTGGACTGGCCAGCGTAGGGCTGATCGTAAAGCACCACATTGAACTGCGGCTGCAGGTACTTGATGGTTTGCGCAAAGGCGGCGGTGGTGGCCAGCGAACCGTTGATCAGGATGATGGTCTTGCGTGCGCTGGGGTTGGCGTAAAACTCCGTGTGTACCTTGAACGTCCTGTGAATATCGACGACAGCGATGGCTGGCTTCATGTCGTTTCCTCCTGGCGCAAAAATGGGCATGGCAAAACGGCTGGGCCGTTGAACCGGGCTAAGTAGGACAGTCAGGAAAGCGCCTGGACGTGACAGCAAGATGTCAGGCTGGAGGATTTTATAAGTTATTTATTTTCAATCAGTTAGGGCTGAAATAGAGCATCCGTCCACGACCTTTTGGCAGGTGTGGAGCTGCGTCTTTGACCAGGCAGGAACCCATTTCGCGCAGTGCGCAAGTAACCGATGGAACGCTTAGATGGCTTCTTGTGACTGATGAGTCACTAAAAGACCTTATGATTCGATTTAAGCAGCCACGTTCGGGCTGGTGCAAGTGAATATTGGGCTATCGAACAACCGTTTGTCGGTTAGCTAGCTAAGTATGTGACTTGAGTACGAGCAGTCCTAGATGCCGGCGATTTCTGTGGTGCTAAGTGCACGGTACTGTCCTGGGAGTAACTGCGGGTCGAGTTGGATGGCGCCCATGCTCAGGCGGTGCAGGCCGATGACCTTGTTCTGAAAGTGGCCAAACATGCGCTTGACCTGATGGTAACGGCCTTCATGCAGGGTCAGCAGGGCGCTGTGGCTATCGAGAATGACCAGCTCAGCGGGCAGGGTGGTGAGGTCTTCGTAGGCGAAGTACAGGCCGCGGGCGAATACTTCGATGTACTCAGAAGTGATCGGCTGTTCGGTCTCAACCCGATAGACCTTGCCCAGGCGGCTGCGCGGTTCGGTGAGGCGGCGTGACCATTGACCATCGTTGGTGAGCAGCAGCAGGCCGCTGGTATTCAGATCCAGGCGGCCGGCCAGATGCAGCTCGGATTTGTCTGGCTCATCGAGCAAATCCAGCACCGTGCGGTGTTGTTCATGCTCGGTGGCGCTAACTACGCCGATGGGTTTGTGCAGCATGAAATAACGGGCGGGTTTGCCGGCTTGCTTCAGCTCGCTATCCACCTCTATGCGACTGAACTGGCTGACTTCGCGCAGACCATCGCAGACCACTGCACCGTCAACTTGTACGCGGCCGCTGGCCAGCAGTTGGCGGGCGCTTTGGCGATTGAGCTGGGGCAGGTTGCTGAGAAAACGGTCGAGGCGCATGGCTAATCAGCTGCTGGCTGCGTCTCGGGCGGAAAGCCCTGGGCGCAGCGTGGACACAGGCAGCTGCGGTTGCGCTGTTCGGGCGGCAGTTTGGC
Encoded here:
- a CDS encoding RDD family protein; the encoded protein is MPKHLLRPQGEFPSAGLIRRLAAMFYDFLLCIALLIVVTFIYKLILMGFYGEAQLKQMSDAGALDGDPLLSTVLFLSLFGFFAKFWTHNGQTLGMQVWGLRIQNSDGTAISLWQALLRFLVAIGSWLLLGLGFFWVLWDKEKRSWHDIYSDSQVIQLPKNIHKK
- a CDS encoding cold-shock protein, translated to MSNRQNGTVKWFNDEKGFGFITPESGPDLFVHFRAIQGNGFKSLKEGQKVSFIAVQGQKGMQADEVQIQE
- a CDS encoding AAA family ATPase, whose protein sequence is MEEFPSTLDIQPMPSVGRWAAELTPASSIKPRAIRWLWPQWLAKGKLTVLAGAGGSGKTTLAIGLIATLTNGRHWPDGTGCHKRGNALIWSSEDDPADTLIPRLIAAGADLTRVHIIEGRINAAGEREPFDPATDFDLLREAVERIGGAALLMLDPLVNMVRGDMHKANDVRRSLQVVVDFAETHGCAVLGITHFSKGSNTSNPAERVIGSQAFGALARTVLVAAKSSDSDSRVLARAKSNISDDQGGVGYTIETCLLDEGIETTRVVWGASIEGSAGEILAEVECAGSEDESGDDPAEALRRILRDGPIGGKLAKQLMAENGYTTKQTRTARERLDVVACREGFGKDMTTYWSLP
- a CDS encoding IS630 family transposase, coding for MARPAAPFFLSPSDADMLQGWLRMGSLPQSIGQRARILLLLANGLTPKEISEQLQVSAPVVFKWRKRYQETGLEGLSDLRRSGAPRKLNEAKIKEILTLTTQRVPREATHWSLRLMAKYAGVSIWQVAQVWAAADLKPHRLKTFKISNDPHFADKVVDVVGLYLNPPDNALVLSVDEKTQIQALDRTQPMLPLKPGQIERRTHDYKRHGTASLYAAFDILTGKVIGRITQRHRAKEFLEFLRQIDRSTPAELDLHVILDNSSTHKTAAVREWLEKHPRFKLHFTPTSASWLNAVEGWFAQLERRALYRDAFSSVADLRAAIRRFIEAHNEHSAKPFRWSKTAESIISSVHRAKLAVIRNELLD
- a CDS encoding alpha/beta fold hydrolase, producing MKPAIAVVDIHRTFKVHTEFYANPSARKTIILINGSLATTAAFAQTIKYLQPQFNVVLYDQPYAGQSKPHNSHSRPISKEDEAAILLELIEQFQVDYLLSFSWGGVAAMLALAQRPARIEKAVITSFSPLLNAPMLDYLEKGMTYLHAIDGEKVGHLVNSTIGKYLPSLFKRYNHRHISSLDSHEYLQMHAHINQVVHMDNHCQMDCLAAIDIPLLFINGEHDEYTSPDDVRLFAEHLSDCQFAIINNAGHFLDMEHKKAWLQSQAVMLGFLQAPARNSSSYRPQHDQHHAIAV
- a CDS encoding pseudouridine synthase codes for the protein MRLDRFLSNLPQLNRQSARQLLASGRVQVDGAVVCDGLREVSQFSRIEVDSELKQAGKPARYFMLHKPIGVVSATEHEQHRTVLDLLDEPDKSELHLAGRLDLNTSGLLLLTNDGQWSRRLTEPRSRLGKVYRVETEQPITSEYIEVFARGLYFAYEDLTTLPAELVILDSHSALLTLHEGRYHQVKRMFGHFQNKVIGLHRLSMGAIQLDPQLLPGQYRALSTTEIAGI